TGAGTATTGAAGCTTTGAGAATGTGTGTAAAAAAAATAAGAGCAAAAAGCTATTTGAAATTAATTGAAAGTGTTCCTGGGTGTGGATATATAATCAATGAAAAAAGTAATGATTAATCATTACTTTTTGGTTTATATAAAGTAAAAGACATAGAGTTCCAACTATGTATTCCTCCTCTATACCATAAGATTTTCTCTTGTGGATAGCCTATTTTTATTAGATTATTAATAGCATAAAAAGATTGCTTACACCAAGCTCCATTACAAAATATTACTACTTGTTTCGCATCTTTAAAACTATATTGATCATTTATTTTTTTTACATTTAATTTTTTCATACTATTTTCAAATAAATCCATAAAAAACTCATCTTTTTCAAATTCATCAAAAGGAATATTTATAGCAGTTGGAATAGTTCCTAGTTTGAACCATGACTCTCTTCTTACATCTATTAGTGCATATTTTTGTGGTTCTTTTAATAGTCTATTTTTTATGAAATCTAATACTTCAAGTTCTCCAATAGTTTTAATATTTTCATTATACTTTATGGGTAAAACTACTCCTTTTGTAGTTATAAAGCTTTTTTTACATTTTGAAGAGACATTCTTACTTGCAAAATCTTCACTCCAAAAAAGTTCTGGAACCATTCCAAACTCTATACATTCACTTGGAATTTCTCTTTCAATAATAATTTGCTTATTATCAATATTTGCTTTTACTCCACTTATTTGAAGCATTTGAAGGTTTGAGGCAAAAACAGAAAAATTAAGCATTGCAAACAATATTAAGATTCTCATACTTTTTCCTTTAATATAGATTTATTTAAACTCTATCCTAAGATATCTTCTGTTAAGCCAAAATACCAAGCTTTTGCAGTTTGTGCTACTTCTTTGCTTATATTTGAAACATCAGCTTTAACTTTTAGTTTATCATTTTTATATGAATATTCATGCATTATTGAAACAGCTTTTGTTTTAGTAATCATAGAATAGCAAACATTTCCTGGTAGATTTGACTTGTAGTCAAAAGTTTTATTATCTAATCTACTTATTAACTCTTCTGATAAAACATAAGCACATGAGTTTGCCATTTGAGCTGATTTGGGAAATGGATATTGTCCTTGTGCGTCTCCTACTACATAAATGTAAGGAGAACTAATTGACCTAAAAGTTGGTTCTTGTAACTTTGCAAAGCCATTGTTAGTTTCAAGTTTTGCAAGTTGTATTAATTTATTTGCTTTATTTGGAGGAATAATATTTGCTTCTTCAAAAGAGAGTTTTTTTGTTTTATAATCAAGTTCTAACATATCAAAGCTTTCAAAAGTTATCTCTTTTTTTTCAAAATCTATATCTTTAAAATTTGTGTATGGCTTATAGTTTATATAGTCTTTATAATAAGTATTAAATGCATTTAAGAATTTATTTGGTTTTGATGCAGGTTTTTCTCTTGGGTCTAGTACTACAACCTTTGCTTTAATTTTATTTGACTTAAAATATTGTGCAATTAAACAAGCTCTTTCATATGGTGCTGGTGGGCACTTATATGCTCCACTTGGAATAGAGATTATAAAGTTTCCACCTTTAAAGTTTTGAATCATCTTTTTCAAAGTTAAGTGTTCACTTCCTGGCTTTAATCCTGCTGGTGCTTTAAATTTACATTCTTTGATTTTTTCATTATCTTTAAAAATCTTTTCATAATCATAATCAATACCTGTTGATAAAATCAAATATTCATATTTTAAGATTTTATTATTAGACATATAAAGAAGTTTTTTATCTTTGTCTATATTTATAACTTTTTCATTAATAAAATTATAGTTATATCTATTTATACTGTTGTAATAACTAAAATTCAAATCTTCATATGAGATATTTGAAATATTAGTTAACCATTGGTTTGAAAAGGGACAAGAACTAAAGCTATTATTTTGTTCTATTAAAGTGATATCTAAATTTGGTTTTAACTCTTTTAATCTTTTTACACAAGAAAGTCCAGCAAAACCAGCACCACATATTGCAATAGTAGTTTTTAGATAATTGTTATTTTTATTAAAAGAAGTATTTGCTTGTAAGTTATTAAAGTTTAAAGCTATGGTACTAAACATGGAAAATTTAAAAAAATCTCTTCTAAACATACTTTCTCCTATTTAAATATAGTAATTATATTCTATCAAAAAAAGAAGAATAAATTAATTATATTTTATATTTAAAATAAGTGAATTTTATAATATTTTTTGTATAGTAATTATATACGATTAAGATTTGATTAACATCTAGTTTATAAGCTGTTAAATACCTAAGTGTATAATTTCAGTATATAAACTAAAGGAGATTAAAATGAAAGTTTTAACAAGTATAATAGCAAGTTCAGTTTTAGCAACAGGTCTTTTTGCATATGGTAATGG
The window above is part of the Malaciobacter marinus genome. Proteins encoded here:
- a CDS encoding FAD-dependent oxidoreductase, which produces MFRRDFFKFSMFSTIALNFNNLQANTSFNKNNNYLKTTIAICGAGFAGLSCVKRLKELKPNLDITLIEQNNSFSSCPFSNQWLTNISNISYEDLNFSYYNSINRYNYNFINEKVINIDKDKKLLYMSNNKILKYEYLILSTGIDYDYEKIFKDNEKIKECKFKAPAGLKPGSEHLTLKKMIQNFKGGNFIISIPSGAYKCPPAPYERACLIAQYFKSNKIKAKVVVLDPREKPASKPNKFLNAFNTYYKDYINYKPYTNFKDIDFEKKEITFESFDMLELDYKTKKLSFEEANIIPPNKANKLIQLAKLETNNGFAKLQEPTFRSISSPYIYVVGDAQGQYPFPKSAQMANSCAYVLSEELISRLDNKTFDYKSNLPGNVCYSMITKTKAVSIMHEYSYKNDKLKVKADVSNISKEVAQTAKAWYFGLTEDILG
- a CDS encoding rhodanese-like domain-containing protein, with protein sequence MRILILFAMLNFSVFASNLQMLQISGVKANIDNKQIIIEREIPSECIEFGMVPELFWSEDFASKNVSSKCKKSFITTKGVVLPIKYNENIKTIGELEVLDFIKNRLLKEPQKYALIDVRRESWFKLGTIPTAINIPFDEFEKDEFFMDLFENSMKKLNVKKINDQYSFKDAKQVVIFCNGAWCKQSFYAINNLIKIGYPQEKILWYRGGIHSWNSMSFTLYKPKSND